ATCAGTTTAACTTGGACCTAtcgatttatatatatatatatataccgtCCCTCCGACCATCAGAAAAATATCacaatataccgtctcattctaaaaatataacgtaaatatactgacgatttcaagttctattatacacatttctcgtttttgatattccgtcgaatgttactagctagatagaaccctCAGCCCTGGACACATAATTTTGTCCGataaatgaattaattttcttcTTGACAGGcttgttttaaatacttgtTTTCCTGCTACCACAATTGCTTAGTTTGTTTTTGCCTTCATGGTGCCTTAACAACAATATAGCGTCTCGTATGATGCTTAGCCCACTTCACCCCCTATATTTCAACAGTTCAAACATTTGAGGTAAATGACAAaaaatattactgattgtgaattcttcttgtagaccCATGCCATGTTTtctctgaacttaaaaaaacaCCATATCTTTCCCCTGAACTACGCtaaaatgatttcattttcattatttttggtaGAAAATTAAAATAGTTTTGTCTTagaatgggttaatcgttctccttcaaggattggaaaccatattcctcaATTATGATTTTGCAccgaatattattagctagatatgtatatctctCAGCGGATCCACAATGACTGTGCAAATTCCGAAAGCATGAATCAGCAAAAAGGAGATGAGCCAATACCAGAGTCAGTGGTGCAGGACAGTGAGTCGCTGGGATCACTCATGTACCTTGTCCTAGACACAAAAGTTGCCCATGCACCACAACACATTTGCGAAGGATTTCACGACAGTTATGCTGCCTGGATAACCGTCGACTATTCATCCGTACATTATACTCAAGGAGGTGGTTGACAATCTGAGGCGCCACATGGTTTGTGCCATTCGATTTCTAAGCACAATATTTGATGAGAGTCTGGAAATCCAaggtgagagagagatagattgagagagagagagagagagtcccaTATCCATGTCCTTGCGAGCTGGTTAACGTCCGAGTTTCTCTTTCTTCAAGCAGCTGAATCCTCGGCCATACCAATCTACTACCACTCCGACCTGAATGCCGTTTATCCCGAGGAGTGTTTGCTGCGAGGTCCTGGAGCCAGCGGCGGGTAACACCAAATATTGCGTTTGTGACGGGATTTATCCAAAGCATTCAATGCATTCGcgtagtacatatgtacatacaaatgcCAAGCCACTGCACCGCGGCCAAAACGAAGTACAACACACAGCCACAACGAAATATCTAATtatgtagatacatatattcatcCACCCACCGCATCCACCTGGTACCAGTGGATGTTTACTGTATGAAGAACCTTAACGCTACCTCATACCGAATTGTATTTTTGAGACTGCAATAAAATTAAGCGATGCGAGTATGTATTTATAATCTGATTGCGTTTCCGTTCGAACACCATAGAACGGAAGGAGGGCAGTGTACACTGTGCACTGTTTGAATTTAATTAGCCGCAAGATTGGTGGGGGGCTTATCGAACCAAAGGGTAAACAAAGATGGGAGCAGCTTCCGATGCCGGAGGGCGAGCGAGGCCTCTTCGCTGGCCCTGTCGGTGGCATCAAGCTCAAAGCTCAGGCAGCGTTCGCTGAGCGCGGTGTGGTACATCcgaagatacagatacgataCAGACTCTGCAGATCTCTAGATAAAAGGGTAACACTCTTTATTGCCTTCGCGATAACTAAAGCTATACAGAAAGTgtcgtgtgtgtttttgtgtgtgtgcaagtggAAGTGAATGAGAAGGAGTATTCTTTTAAGCTATATATAATCTACATGAAatcaatatataaatatgtatatataagtatatctGTATGTTTGTTAATGTACAATCTGTCGGAGccaagagagggggagggattCAGAAACATTGCAGCTGCAAGAGGACATCTCCTCGATTTTGCCCGATTGCCCGATGCATGGCCACCAGCTGGCACCAGCTCCAGGCCATGCCCCTGTCCTACAATTTTCCGTCCAtcgaagaggaggaggggcCAAGGGGCGGCAGAATGCTCATGCGCTCTAACTGGTCGGCCAGAATGCGCTGCTCTTTGGTGAGGCGTAAGATCTCCTGCTTCTCCTCGACGGTGTGTCCCTTGCGCTTCGCCCGATACTGCAGCATTCGCTTGTAGCACTCGAGTATCTCAGTGTCAATCATGTCAAGCTTGCGCTTGAGCTCGATGCGCTTGATCTCGTCGCTGGCCGCCAGCCGGAGGCGCTTCAGCTCCTCGCTGTTGAATGTGGAGACGGTGCTGATTTCTGCCGTGACGCGCTTGATCTCGTGCAGCACATCGTCCGTGTCTTCGGGAGGAGCACAGTCGCTGGCATCCATCAGGCCGTTCTCCAGCAGCTCTTTCTTCAGGCGCTGCTCAATGCCTACGCCGTGCTTGAGCATGGAGAGGGGTCGAAAGTTGCCGATGGCTGCAGGAGCTCCCGAGTTGGCGGAGGATAGGTGcgagtgggaatgggagtgcgagtgggagttgtcgttgctgctgcttgtggtgctgttgctgtgctcCCCCACAGCCGCCTGCTCGCTGGGCAGCGTCAGTAGGGACTCCTCCATCAGGGCTGTAACAAGCCGCTGGGTGAGGGGACCCGTGATGCTCTCCTCCACCATTCCGTCGCCCTTCTTCACCATGGCCGAGGCATTCTGCGATTTGACGCGCGATCCGCCTGGCTGCAAGGCTTTCATGTCCTCCAGCGCCCATACGGTGGAGTAGTGAGGCCCCAGAGTGGGAACAGGCGGCACCAGCGGGCCGCGATACTGCTCCAGGAGGTCATCGATCAAACGTAGATCCTCATTGGTCACCGGCATGCAGTACGGCTCCACCGAGAGCCAGAACTTGTTCGGCATATCGTTCTTTGGCATCGCTAGTTTcggcagctgcggcagcatGGGCAGAATCAGGTTCGACGACGGCAGAAAGTCCATGCTGTCGTCAGTGTGCACAGCCATTGGACTGTTCTTCGAGTGCCTCGATGAGCCGGACGGGCCGAGGCCGCCCTTCAGAATGGTCATCGATGAGTGCTTCTTGCGCACGCCCGTCGGCTCGTCTCGCTTCCGCTTGGCCATACTCGACGAAACGCCCGATGGACTTCCCAACCCGCCGCTGGCGCCGCCTACTCCTATGCCCAGCATGGCATTTAGCAtggcgttgttgctggtgcACGGCGGCGATCCAGGCACGCGATCGAATTTGCGACGATCGTTGCGCTTCTCATCCTTGTCCACACTGTCGTATTCGGCCTTGAGGACGCGCGCACGTAGAGCCACATTCGAGAGTAGCTGCTCCAGCTCGAGTTGCACtgcatccaaatcttcggccGACAAATGGTCATCGGAAGGTCGCTGTAGGGCTGCCGACATGGTGGGCAGCTTCTTTGGCATATCTCTGGTACGGATCAGGGGTATGATGACACCGCTGGGCGTGAGAAACACCTCCGACTCGGCTGCGGCAGCCGCAGATGCGCCCTTTCCGCTACCACTGCCATTTACGGGCATCTTACCAGCCACGCCGCCAGATATTGCCATTCCAAAGGCACCGCCGATGTTTCCACCAGAACCTCCACTGCCGCCAACGATTCCAGCTCCGCCACCACCGAAATGGGCCAGTTTCATGTTCTTGAAGGTTGTACTCATGGTCGTGTCAGTGCAGTAGCAGAAACTGCCTTGATTTGCCTTcaaaaattttttgttttgttttgttttgcgtgAAATGTGAAATTTCTGCCCGAGTCGTACTTTGTTTGCGTCAGTTAACAGAGCGTCTAGCAGAGTGCGTCTAACAGCACTGAGAGAGCAAGCGATATTTTACAGCATTACATGCCGATATTTCaccattaattttttttagcCTGCTACGTAGGGGttttttaaacttttaatAGCAAACTACGCTCTCTTCCGCGGTTGCTCTATCACtgtaaataatatttgtaGGACAGACGAAACCAGTTATAAGTAACATGTTTGTTTTAGTCGAAATGCGATATTTTTTGGGTTGCGATATTTTGGTTCGCGATTCGcgatattttgttttaaattcgGGAAGAGACGAACGACTGCCACTGCACTTCTCCCTCCAAAATAGTTATAATTGTCCCAACAGAAATACCCGCAGCAGATATATGGTACAAGTGCAGTTGTGggctctttgttgttgttattccGTCGTAATGGTCGTCTGCTTCGTGTGCAGGTGTTCGGGTGTGCGCGCTTCCCTATGATAAGCATTCTACTTAATAAATCAGTGTCTGTTGACAATTAGTAATGATTGTGAGTGGATCAGGTGCCTGCTGAGAGACATCCATTCGTCCAACAATCCGTCTATATATATAGCAATGAGCTGCTGCAACGAATTCTGTACAAAATTCGGATAGAGCTCCTCTTCTACCATTGGCCATTGCCACTCTTTGCAGCGCTGCCCACTGCACTGTAACTGCAAGCTGCAGCCGAAGCAgcatcaggcagcagcagcagcgtatatgtatgtacatatgtcatTTTATGTAATTGAAAGACTATTCCCCTCATTCTTCGGTTAATCTATGGCTAAATGGCCTTCAattggttttcggttttccatCAATTGCTTAGAGAAACGCTGCGCTGGCGCTCTGACCCACTGTCACTCATCGTTTGAATGAATCGCGTAtcaagaacaaaaacaacgacaTAAACCAACAAAAGCATCATCAAATTTCCAGATAATAAGGAGACAGACTTTCAGAAACGACTTTCGGACAATTCTGCTCAGTTaaaagtttttgtgtgtgcctttTTTTACtttcgtgttttgtttttattgatcAAATATTTGCGTCGTTTGCGTACGTGTGTTTGTTCGTGTGTGTCGATGTGTCTCGTTTGTTGGAGAGGGCGGAAGGGGGAAGCGGCGGGTGTGGGGCTTTGTGTGTCAATTTtagttgcttctgctgccgccgctgttgttgctacGATGGCAGCACACACATGTTTGATACGGTTAACTGTATAACTGTATCGTTATCAGTGGCAATTAAACCGCCCGAAAAGGAGAAATCTGTAAACAAGGGGAGAGGGGTGCGGAGCGATAAGGGACGAGAGCACTCTGTTATGCATTGTTCGGATAACTGTTTAAATCCCGCCTTTAAATCAGCAAGCTGAATGAGAATCGATGATCGATCAGCTGTTACTATTCGACGAGTGCTCTAATCAATCAGCGTCGCAGGTCTATATTTAAACACCACCATTGACCATTGACGTTAATTGACCAACAGACAGCGGCTTCCACAGGGggctgactgaatgactgaccCTGCCATCAATTATCACCTCCAGTGTTAAGCCCACTCTTTGTTCGCTTCGCTTCGCGTTCTCTCCGTtcaagaagaagaaaattaAGAAGAAAGGA
The sequence above is a segment of the Drosophila pseudoobscura strain MV-25-SWS-2005 chromosome X, UCI_Dpse_MV25, whole genome shotgun sequence genome. Coding sequences within it:
- the Ada3 gene encoding transcriptional adapter 3 produces the protein MSTTFKNMKLAHFGGGGAGIVGGSGGSGGNIGGAFGMAISGGVAGKMPVNGSGSGKGASAAAAAESEVFLTPSGVIIPLIRTRDMPKKLPTMSAALQRPSDDHLSAEDLDAVQLELEQLLSNVALRARVLKAEYDSVDKDEKRNDRRKFDRVPGSPPCTSNNAMLNAMLGIGVGGASGGLGSPSGVSSSMAKRKRDEPTGVRKKHSSMTILKGGLGPSGSSRHSKNSPMAVHTDDSMDFLPSSNLILPMLPQLPKLAMPKNDMPNKFWLSVEPYCMPVTNEDLRLIDDLLEQYRGPLVPPVPTLGPHYSTVWALEDMKALQPGGSRVKSQNASAMVKKGDGMVEESITGPLTQRLVTALMEESLLTLPSEQAAVGEHSNSTTSSSNDNSHSHSHSHSHLSSANSGAPAAIGNFRPLSMLKHGVGIEQRLKKELLENGLMDASDCAPPEDTDDVLHEIKRVTAEISTVSTFNSEELKRLRLAASDEIKRIELKRKLDMIDTEILECYKRMLQYRAKRKGHTVEEKQEILRLTKEQRILADQLERMSILPPLGPSSSSMDGKL